From the genome of Setaria viridis chromosome 1, Setaria_viridis_v4.0, whole genome shotgun sequence:
aggaaaaggatGCATCACTTGCACTgaaaacagtgcccatggacCAATCAACACAGAACATAACTGAAGTCCGTGCAGCTGCTTGGGAGGAGGCGGAAAAGGCCAAATACTTAGCCAGGTACTTATATCTAAGTGTCTTCTATCCTTATTTTTAAATTCTTTTGTTGGTCAGTGACTTGTAATATTCTTTGCCTTTTGCTTTCCAGGTTCAAACGAGAAGAGATCAAGATCCAAGCATGGGAGGATCATCAAAAGGCTAAAATTGAAGCTGAAATGAGAAAAATCGAAGTAAGCAGCTTATTTCCGGTCATTCAAAgttgccatggccatggatcCCTATTGATTTTGCTTTTTGTCTGAGATGTGTTTTTCCACCCCTTTGCTTTTTTAGAATTCTTATTTTATTCTTACAACAGCTTGGCAAAGTGCCTATGCGTACACGAGATAATCCCTGCATGGGAAGTTGTTCAGCTGTCTGCTAGCAAAGCTTGACAAAAATATTAGTCACGGGGAATTTGCATATCATTGTAGGAACTTTGCAGCTTATCACCTCCTCCAGCTGTTATTTATCTGAATTCAATGCATATCATCGCCCTTTAGGGCTATCCTTCAATTTGCTGAGGATGCAATTATTTAATCATCTGGTCACTGGTGACCACTGACAAGTAGAATATAAAGATCGTAGTTAGTCAAGACAAAATAAGTAATAACAGCTTAATCACAGAATAAAATTAGCTCAAGACAACACTTGGAACCAGGGCAGTGATTTTTCTCTTGCATCAGCATGACACTTGGTATTAGCATATTTTTCCTTCTGTTTAATCTCGGACACGACGTAGAACAACCAAAGCCTAAAGTATATTAGTTTCATTCAGATATAGCATGGTAGGTTCACTAGCTTATTCAAGTTTGTTATTCTGCTGCCCCTGTTCTCTTCCTCCATATGCTAGAGATGTTAAGGTTCAGAACATATAAAAATCAAATGTGGTAAAATTCTGATTTTCTTAAAACTTTTTTTCAGTAATAACACTGTTTTTTTTGTGGATGTTGCATTTTCATATCAACAAAGGACTCATGGTTTTGTGTTCCTGAAGGTTGAAGTGGAGAGGATGCGTGCCCGTGCTCAAGACAAGCTGATGACCCAGCTTGCATCAGCAAGGCACAACGCAGACGAGAAGCGTGCTTCGGCCGAACTGAAAAGGAACCGTGCGGCAGCAAGGACGGCCGAACAGGTGGAGCACATCCGGAGAACCGGCAGGGTGCCACCTTCGTTTGGCTGCTGGAACTGGTGCTCGTAGGAAGCAAGCTAGCGCTTTTGTCTCTCCCTAGCATCTCCTGGCCATGAAGTATCGTCACCTGTTAGTCTGTTACTGTCTACTAGTGAAATGAATATCGAATGTCTTGTAGAATCGTCCATTTGGATTGATTCAGTAGATATGTGACAGAAGGAGAATGAATCACTTGTAACTATATATATAAGATGTGTGCCTCTTGGTGTCTCTGCTGTGCAGTTACTGTAGTGTCACAGATGTCTCGAAATCATTGTGAAGTGAAGTTCAGAATCAGGCTCAGTTTGCCTGCTTGAATTGCAGGATGTTCTATTCATGTTCATATGCATGGTATAAGTAATATAGGTTGCATCACGGAACAGAAAACCAACTGTTCTCTTTACCTGGGGGCATTCTTCAAAGGCTTGCTCTTCAGTTCAATTAACTGAATGGAGGCCTTTTTGGACAGAATTATGAACAAAATACAATTATATTCATAAACATATGAAAATAACAGAGTTCCCTTAATATACCATGATCAGGGCTCTTGCCAGAACAGATCAAGATAATGTGAAAAGCTATCTGCACCTCGAAAGCCTCTAAGTCTCATAGCCAGGGACTGCATATAATAAGATGTGAGGTTCTTGCATTCTGGGCTGTGGTAAGCACCACGGATGTGGTTCAGAAATCAGGCTCAGCTTGGATTTCCAACTAAAAGTGAGATAGTTATATCAAGAATCCTCCAAGGCTTTGCTTGGAGTGGATTGCCGCTGAGCTTCATGTTTATACCAAGTTACCAACATTTAATAACACTGCACTGCAACTGGATGACAAGTCCAAAGAACTGGAAACCGAGCCAAGCATCCACCATCAAAGGAATACTCATCAGCTCAATTTCAGGCTTTTCGTGCAGAATTACAAACAAAGATCAATAGGGCTCTTAACTTGGATAAGCATacatcaggaattcaggattgAGGCAGATGAAGTTGACTGTAACATTGATGATCGGTAGGAAATCCTACTACCATCGTTGCCTGATAAGAGAAGTCTCACACAGCTAGGGAAACTGAAGAACTGAACAATGGCACGCCCATGGCACTCTCTACTCGAACTTCTTGATGAGGGAGAGGTCGTTGAGCATCTTCTCAATCTTCTCGTTGCCGGCGTCACCGACGAACCTCCCCCCGGACTTGAGGGATGGTACGAGCGCGGTGGCCTCGCCGCTGGTGTCCGGGCAGAGGTTGCCGAGCGTGCAGAGCTCGAACTCGGCGAGGCCGTAGCGGCTGAGCGTCTCGCGGACCTGGCGCACGGCGTCGGGGTTCTTGTAGCGGCTGAAGCGCTTCACGTACTGCAGCGACTTCTCGAACACCTGCGACACCTGCGACGACGGGTCCGACTCCGACGCGTGCTGCTGGATCTGCTCGTACTTGTGCTCCAGGATGATCGCCACCTCGCAGTTCATCAGGCACTTGGCCTTCAGGAACTCTGCGCCGCCGCAATCATGGCAAAGGGGTCAGTCAGTTCCGCATCGCGGCGGCGATAAGCTTTACCTgacgaaaccctagccgcccggGATTGGGTGTTTCGGGAGGCATAAGCAAGGGGGGAAagcttgagagagagagagatatgaGAAGGAGAGCGAACCTTCGCCGATCTTGAGCTCGGCagcgttctcctcctcctcgccggacATCTTGCCGCTTCCAATCGAAACGAATGCGCCGGAGTTGGACTCGACGACGGAAGGGAAGGAGAGGGGTCAAGACGAGCGGGAGGttggtgatggcggcggcgggctatGCAGTGGGCCGGCTCGGCAAGGACGGTGAGACCCATATAAAACATGGTTTGGGCTCAGTCCAGAATGAGATGGGCCTCGATTCTTTTTTCCGCGTGGCACTTCGACTGGGCCTCGGGTCCTGGGCGTACGTGGTTGGTTGACGCGTGTCGGGATCgatggcgccgccaccgccagccagCAGGCCGGCCGCTTCGGCGCGTGGGCAGgtcgggccgccgccggcccccatCGGCGTGGTGGGGCGGCAGTTGGTGACGAGAGGACGAGAAGGCGACGATCGAGCAAGGAACAAGAACGAGATGCAATCGCTAAAGCGTCGACGCGGTGACGGTGACAAAGCGTCTGGAGGAGCGCCGCCTCTACCTCATCTTTGATGACTGGCCGTGGCCCCAGCTcggccgcgcgggcgcggggctgCAGCGCGGGGGCTCGGCCTCAGGCGGCGCGGGCCCAGCCTCCCGACGGCGTGGGGGCGCGGCGCCAGCGGCCAGTGGCGGGGCAACCCCAGGcgccccacccgccgccgctgccagccCGCACTCCGGGTCGAGAcaggcggcgaccggcgacccCAGCCTCGCGGCTCCTGCGCCCCGCTCCTCTCCAGCGTCGATTTGTAATTTTGTGCGGCTGATTATGCCAATTTTTTGCTAAAATCCTTCCAAACTTTTCTAAAGATCCTGCTGTTGAAATGCAGAGCTTGCTCCTCTCGCCATGCCCTACGCCTCCAGCGGCCTAGAGAAGTGATGCCCGTCGAGGTCCGGCTTGCAGACTGGGCGACGGCGCGAGTACCCGTTCCGGCTTTCAGCTTCACGACATGCTACCTTGATGGTCGCTATGTACTGTGAGTTCTTGTTGTTCCTCTCTGTTCATTCATCTCCAACACAACGTGCACATACACCTGCTTTTGCCATCCAATTAGGTTTGGTCATCCGATTCTATTTAAGTCCAAACCTCCCATACCCTCTAACCTGCACAGACCACTTCGATTGGTATCCTATTATTGGCAACCTGCGTTGTTGCAGTGCCAGGTCCAGGTGAAAAGAAGAAATGGCTGCTGAGATACGTCAGTGCAGATTTAGAGGCAGGCAATGTCAGGTACATTTAGCTTGGGTAATCTTGAAGCTGAATATCAACTTAGGATCCTCATAATTTTTTAGGATGCTCTTTGTTACTTGAATACTCTGTGTGCTACATCATTGCCTGTCACCAATAATTCAGCTCATTGTATCTTCAAATGTGTTAGAAGATAGAGGAGTGGCAGAAGTAGAGCAAACTACATCCGGTGGCAAAGATGTTGATACCCGACCCGAACCTGAGTACTTCAAATGCATAAGTTGTTCTGAGAAACATGCATATCAGGTTTGATACATTTTGATTTTGTTTAAATTTAGCATGCTTAGCAGAAACAAGTGGTGAAATGCAGTCTCTAATTTCTTCTAGAACTAGACACCAACTGTACTGTCTATGATGATGAATTTTTAATACTGAAGTCTCTGGTGGTGAAAGAATGCTCTTCCCCTTGCCAAAATCCAGTAACTTGCACCATTGTCACTGCTGCAATATCCAAGGGTTTGGTGCGCACCAAAAAAATCGACACCAACTATAGCTAATTCAGATTGAGAATTCCTTTCACATTGTTTCTTTTCCTGTGTAAGGATTTTCATGAAGC
Proteins encoded in this window:
- the LOC117841659 gene encoding DNA-directed RNA polymerase II subunit 4 — translated: MSGEEEENAAELKIGEEFLKAKCLMNCEVAIILEHKYEQIQQHASESDPSSQVSQVFEKSLQYVKRFSRYKNPDAVRQVRETLSRYGLAEFELCTLGNLCPDTSGEATALVPSLKSGGRFVGDAGNEKIEKMLNDLSLIKKFE